One Apodemus sylvaticus chromosome 23, mApoSyl1.1, whole genome shotgun sequence genomic window carries:
- the LOC127673948 gene encoding LOW QUALITY PROTEIN: L-lactate dehydrogenase A-like 6A (The sequence of the model RefSeq protein was modified relative to this genomic sequence to represent the inferred CDS: deleted 1 base in 1 codon), whose amino-acid sequence MAWAASILRASRRVVTARVDFKDFGVAPWPSQVLRVPPNRAWWSLTPTSSMATVKGELFKHISSEEPVLHNKVSIVGTGSVGMACAIGIIAKGLTDELALVDSNEDKMKGETMDLQHGSVFMKMPNIVCSKDFQVTANSEIVVITAGARQEKDETRLNLVQRNVSIFKKMVAEIIKHSPRCKIIIVSNPVDILTYVTWKLSGFPKNRIIGSGCNLDTARFRYMLGQRLGIHSESCHGWVLGEHGDSSVPVWSGVNIAGVPLKELNSAIGTNKDPEQWGDVHKEVIASAYNIIKMKGYTSWAIGLSVTDIAESILRNLRKTHPVTTKVKGLYGIKEEIFLSVPCVLGENGISDIIRVKLSPTEEAQMLKSADTIWKIQKDIKF is encoded by the exons ATGGCCTGGGCTGCGAGCAtcttgagggccagcagaagaGTGGTTACAGCCAGGGTAGATTTCAAGGACTTTGGCGTCGCTCCATGGCCCAGTCAGGTGCTGCGTGTCCCTCCCAACCGGGCCTGGTGGAGCCTCACGCCCACGTCCTCCATGGCGACCGTGAAGGGTGAGCTTTTCAAGCACATCAGCTCCGAAGAGCCCGTTCTCCACAACAAGGTCTCCATTGTAGGAACGGGATCAGTCGGCATGGCCTGTGCCATCGGCATCATAGCGAAAGGCTTGACGGATGAACTTGCCCTTGTTGACAGTAATGAAGACAAAATGAAGGGCGAGACAATGGACCTCCAGCATGGCAGCGTCTTCATGAAGATGCCGAATATTGTTTGCAGCAAGGATTTCCAAGTCACTGCCAACTCTGAGATAGTGGTCATCACAGCAGGGGCACGCCAAGAGAAAGATGAGACGCGCCTAAATTTAGTGCAGCGGAATGTAAGCATCTTTAAGAAGATGGTTGCCGAAATTATCAAGCACAGCCCTCGCTGCAAAATTATTATTGTTTCCAATCCAGTGGATATCTTAACTTATGTAACCTGGAAATTGAGTGGGTTTCCCAAAAACCGTATTATTGGAAGTGGCTGTAACTTAGATACAGCTCGTTTCCGCTATATGCTTGGCCAGAGGCTTGGGATTCACTCTGAGAGCTGTCACGGGTGGGTCCTTGGAGAGCATGGAGACTCCAGTGTCCCTGTGTGGAGTGGCGTGAACATCGCTGGTGTGCCGCTGAAAGAGCTGAATTCAGCTATAGGAACAAACAAAGACCCCGAGCAATGG GGTGACGTCCACAAAGAGGTCATCGCCAGCGCCTACAACATCATCAAGATGAAAGGGTACACCTCCTGGGCCATCGGCCTGTCTGTAACTGACATTGCAGAGAGCATTCTGAGGAACCTCAGGAAAACACATCCAGTCACCACCAAAGTTAAAGGTCTCTACGGAATCAAAGAGGAGATATTCCTCAGTGTGCCTTGTGTCCTGGGGGAGAACGGCATATCCGATATCATCAGGGTCAAGTTGAGCCCCACAGAGGAGGCCCAGATGCTGAAGAGCGCAGACACTATCTGGAAAATCCAGAAGGATATCAAGTTTTAA